One stretch of Candidatus Bathyarchaeia archaeon DNA includes these proteins:
- a CDS encoding AAA family ATPase, translating into MGENFETLNVPDRILNEVSKVVIGKDEMKEMLLVALISEGHILIEGLPGTAKTLLAKTFAQVINGEFKRIQFTPDMLPADVTGFYLYALNGGSRFVSGPLFANIVLTDELNRTTPRTQAALVEAMQEKQVTIEGKTHPLPKPFMVIASQLPHGSEGTYPLAEVQVDRFMFRVWSDYLSKEEEKQVVANLDYIEDPDLKAVVTLDEILQLQREVKKVYVAPKVNDYISSLVRQARQDPDVITGPSTRASIALFKGSRTLAFLQTRDYVIPDDVKKLVPSVLTHRIRIKPEAEMEDITPKIIIERLLKEVPVPKID; encoded by the coding sequence TTGGGAGAAAACTTTGAAACACTAAATGTTCCAGACAGAATTTTAAATGAAGTATCAAAGGTCGTTATAGGCAAGGACGAAATGAAAGAAATGCTGCTGGTAGCACTCATCAGCGAAGGACACATCCTAATCGAAGGACTGCCTGGAACAGCAAAAACTCTGCTGGCAAAAACATTTGCCCAAGTCATAAACGGAGAATTCAAACGCATACAATTCACGCCAGACATGCTACCTGCCGACGTAACAGGATTCTACCTCTACGCTCTCAACGGCGGGTCACGCTTCGTCTCTGGACCATTATTTGCCAACATTGTATTGACCGACGAACTCAACCGAACCACACCCAGAACCCAAGCAGCCCTCGTTGAAGCCATGCAAGAAAAACAAGTAACCATTGAAGGAAAAACCCACCCACTTCCAAAACCATTCATGGTTATTGCTAGCCAACTCCCCCACGGATCCGAAGGAACATATCCCTTAGCAGAGGTCCAAGTAGACAGATTCATGTTCAGAGTCTGGAGCGATTACCTAAGCAAAGAGGAAGAGAAGCAAGTTGTGGCAAATCTGGATTACATTGAAGACCCCGACTTGAAAGCCGTTGTTACCCTTGACGAGATTTTGCAGCTACAACGAGAAGTAAAGAAGGTTTATGTCGCCCCGAAAGTCAACGACTACATAAGTTCGCTTGTCAGGCAAGCCCGCCAAGACCCCGACGTCATAACAGGCCCCAGCACCAGAGCAAGTATAGCCTTGTTCAAAGGTTCCAGAACGTTGGCGTTTCTACAAACAAGAGACTACGTCATACCCGACGACGTGAAAAAATTGGTGCCTTCAGTGCTCACTCATCGAATACGAATAAAACCTGAGGCAGAAATGGAAGACATAACCCCCAAAATCATTATTGAAAGGCTGCTAAAAGAGGTTCCAGTCCCAAAAATAGACTAA
- a CDS encoding DUF4350 domain-containing protein has product MKTSLCLLTTTVVIGLAMLVLIWGFPPNGDFGVENPFWNGLTTVESQENTTPLKAFNELPVNPLGTTLFLVPYEPFSEAELRQLKSYVNDGGTLVVMDDYGYGNQVLGDLGVNMKFTGEPLLDPLFDYQNKWFPKITDFTQSPMTNNVSNIILNHATSLNNTADAIVVAYSSTFSFSGTNGNEEWNTNESNGPLPVVAYQRINQGVVIAVADPSMLTNGMIKMGDNSQFIQNVASFQDEKPQVFVDQTHLPKTALEEAKKSLSEVYGAVSNPLATLTLIAVALAIALRPIWWRKEKLGRKL; this is encoded by the coding sequence ATGAAAACGAGCTTATGTTTACTCACCACCACGGTAGTTATTGGTTTGGCTATGCTTGTTTTAATTTGGGGTTTTCCACCAAACGGCGACTTTGGAGTTGAAAACCCTTTCTGGAACGGACTAACCACGGTCGAGAGCCAAGAAAACACCACTCCGCTAAAGGCATTTAACGAGTTACCCGTAAATCCACTTGGAACCACCCTGTTTTTGGTTCCGTATGAACCGTTTTCGGAGGCTGAACTTAGGCAGCTGAAAAGTTACGTCAATGATGGTGGGACGTTAGTAGTAATGGATGACTATGGCTATGGAAATCAGGTTCTGGGCGACTTAGGTGTAAACATGAAGTTCACGGGAGAACCCCTTTTGGACCCATTGTTTGATTACCAAAATAAGTGGTTTCCGAAGATAACAGACTTCACCCAAAGCCCAATGACAAACAACGTCAGCAACATAATTCTCAATCATGCAACCAGCCTAAATAACACTGCAGACGCCATCGTGGTAGCATACTCTTCCACTTTCAGCTTCTCAGGTACCAACGGCAACGAAGAGTGGAACACAAACGAAAGCAACGGACCATTACCCGTTGTCGCCTACCAGAGAATAAACCAAGGCGTAGTAATCGCGGTAGCTGACCCTAGTATGTTAACTAACGGCATGATAAAAATGGGAGACAACAGCCAATTCATCCAAAACGTTGCCTCGTTTCAAGATGAAAAACCGCAGGTTTTTGTTGACCAAACTCATTTACCAAAAACCGCTTTGGAGGAAGCGAAAAAAAGCCTGAGTGAGGTTTACGGCGCAGTTTCGAATCCGTTGGCGACATTAACCTTAATAGCGGTTGCATTAGCAATAGCGTTAAGACCAATTTGGTGGAGGAAGGAAAAACTTGGGAGAAAACTTTGA